A genomic window from Mycetohabitans rhizoxinica HKI 454 includes:
- a CDS encoding AMP-binding protein, translating to MSYAELSAAADRIAVFLYHKGVVAGDRVGLFMHKSAQTLAAIFGILRLGAAYVPTDVSSSGTRAATLFDDCDVRVIFTDPESARHLTQHAPQLKPRVVVMQPHHEEKNDPREDWQTLDMLHGEKHDYPRSPPDANRLAYILYTSGSSEAPKGVAISQRNAVSFVEWASAAFNVTA from the coding sequence TTGAGCTATGCAGAACTTTCCGCAGCAGCCGATAGGATCGCCGTTTTCCTTTATCACAAGGGGGTCGTTGCAGGGGATCGTGTCGGGCTTTTCATGCACAAAAGCGCGCAGACGCTCGCGGCCATCTTCGGCATACTCCGGCTAGGCGCGGCCTATGTGCCCACAGATGTAAGCAGTTCAGGCACGCGTGCCGCCACCCTATTTGACGATTGCGATGTTCGGGTCATCTTCACCGACCCCGAGTCAGCACGACATTTAACACAACACGCACCCCAGCTTAAACCACGCGTAGTGGTGATGCAGCCACATCACGAGGAAAAGAACGACCCACGTGAGGACTGGCAGACGCTGGACATGCTGCACGGCGAGAAGCACGACTACCCACGCAGCCCGCCGGATGCGAACCGGCTCGCCTACATCCTTTACACCTCTGGTTCCTCCGAGGCACCGAAAGGGGTCGCAATCAGCCAGCGCAACGCGGTGAGCTTCGTCGAATGGGCTTCTGCTGCCTTCAATGTGACAGCATAA
- a CDS encoding type II toxin-antitoxin system Phd/YefM family antitoxin — protein sequence MHAWPVQDAKARFSELLDACVSEGPQLVTRRGAETAVLVPITEWKRLNAAARPSLKALLLSNFSRGDLDLPQRGRAQRRTALAL from the coding sequence ATGCATGCTTGGCCTGTACAAGACGCGAAAGCCCGTTTCAGCGAGCTACTTGACGCCTGTGTCAGTGAGGGGCCACAGCTGGTGACCCGTCGCGGCGCAGAAACAGCCGTGCTGGTGCCTATCACGGAGTGGAAACGGCTCAACGCCGCCGCACGCCCCTCGCTGAAAGCCTTGCTGCTGTCCAATTTCAGTCGTGGTGACCTTGATTTGCCACAACGTGGACGGGCGCAGCGTCGCACCGCTCTTGCTCTATAA
- a CDS encoding phosphopantetheine-binding protein, producing MLIVVPRHLAALARRNLGLHAVGARLLDNRLAIVALITVQICDNFFDVGGHSLLVIRLISRIHASFGVAITIRTLFEAPNILWCHGSA from the coding sequence ATGCTTATCGTAGTTCCGCGGCATCTTGCGGCACTTGCGCGGCGGAATCTGGGCTTGCATGCTGTGGGCGCGCGCCTGCTCGACAATCGCCTCGCTATCGTGGCCCTTATAACGGTGCAGATTTGTGACAACTTCTTTGATGTAGGAGGGCATTCACTGCTGGTTATCCGACTCATTAGCCGTATTCATGCTAGCTTCGGCGTTGCAATCACCATCCGGACGTTGTTCGAGGCACCGAACATTTTATGGTGTCACGGATCGGCGTAA
- a CDS encoding tyrosine-type recombinase/integrase — MTKADLFAAQQRTDWDRAPIQSFEAWLARQAGRGASRTLRSSSAQVYLAQWRAFVRYLQARRLSLSAATPDTISAFLASLSRENRDQRARYRKLIERVFIDIDACTQQSGSVNPAVGALRDSRATWKRVKGNQDTDFLLSQERQNIIDMLLSPVTATHYERWCSLRDRALVATFLGAGLKVSQTLRLTVKCINIGSDRLMHITSPGSRFSHQPRPEPFALSALARWLVERHTSGVDSAWVFPGGRDGRPMHAVTALRATEAIVRACGVADRRQARTSPQTLRNSYIAALFEAGQTTLAVSEVLGVELITAERLKKAWQKWAARQSV; from the coding sequence ATGACCAAGGCTGATCTATTTGCCGCCCAGCAGCGCACCGATTGGGATCGCGCGCCCATTCAATCATTTGAAGCCTGGCTGGCTCGCCAAGCCGGGCGTGGCGCCTCTCGCACCTTGCGGTCCTCATCCGCTCAAGTCTATCTGGCCCAATGGCGTGCGTTCGTACGCTACCTTCAGGCGCGTCGCCTGTCCTTAAGTGCAGCAACGCCCGACACGATCAGTGCCTTTCTGGCCAGCTTGAGCCGCGAGAATCGAGACCAACGTGCGCGCTATCGCAAACTGATTGAGCGCGTGTTCATCGATATCGATGCGTGTACGCAACAAAGCGGGAGCGTCAATCCCGCTGTGGGCGCGTTACGAGACAGCCGAGCCACCTGGAAGCGCGTCAAGGGCAACCAGGACACCGATTTCTTATTGTCACAGGAAAGGCAAAACATCATCGACATGCTGTTGTCTCCGGTGACGGCCACGCATTATGAGCGCTGGTGCAGCTTACGGGACCGTGCGTTGGTGGCGACGTTCCTGGGGGCGGGGTTGAAGGTATCGCAAACGCTTAGATTGACCGTTAAATGCATTAATATTGGGTCGGACCGGCTTATGCACATCACCTCGCCAGGCTCGCGTTTCTCGCATCAGCCCCGGCCCGAACCCTTTGCCCTGTCGGCGTTGGCGCGCTGGTTAGTCGAACGGCACACCAGCGGTGTTGATAGTGCATGGGTCTTTCCTGGCGGGCGGGACGGGCGCCCGATGCACGCGGTCACCGCGCTGCGCGCAACCGAGGCCATCGTGCGCGCCTGCGGCGTGGCCGATAGGCGGCAAGCGCGCACCAGTCCTCAGACGCTGCGCAATAGTTACATCGCGGCGCTGTTTGAAGCCGGGCAGACCACACTGGCGGTCAGCGAGGTGCTCGGCGTGGAGCTGATCACTGCCGAGCGCCTCAAAAAGGCCTGGCAGAAGTGGGCCGCGAGACAGTCAGTTTGA
- a CDS encoding AMP-binding protein — translation MLQAPRHLATFLSARAITVWYSAPAILGMLAEQHKARSPAPNRLRLVLFAGEVFPIAKLRRLLQLWPQPAYYNLYGPTETNVCTAYRVPTPIPAERVEPLPIGHPCDHCDTIVVDEHQQPVPDGEPGLLCVAGPSVATGYWNAPEKTAQRFFQRNGQRWYNTGDIVRASPKGYLFLGRLDRMIKRHGYRIELDEIESCLAAHPELTACAVVSSGSDGNTTITAFVVARDAPLCPTDLSRFCYNRLARYMVPDQFRYLPDLPRTSTGKTHYQLLERQCDAKQA, via the coding sequence TTGCTGCAAGCCCCACGTCATCTCGCCACATTTCTATCCGCCCGGGCGATCACGGTTTGGTATTCGGCACCGGCCATTCTAGGTATGCTGGCCGAGCAGCACAAGGCGCGCAGCCCTGCCCCGAACCGGCTACGGCTCGTGCTCTTCGCCGGCGAAGTCTTCCCCATCGCGAAGTTGCGCAGGTTGCTGCAGCTGTGGCCCCAACCAGCCTACTACAATCTGTACGGCCCCACCGAGACCAACGTGTGCACCGCTTACCGTGTACCCACACCCATACCGGCAGAGCGCGTCGAACCGTTGCCGATCGGTCATCCCTGCGACCACTGCGACACGATCGTCGTGGATGAGCATCAGCAACCGGTACCTGACGGTGAACCCGGCCTGTTATGCGTCGCAGGACCGTCTGTCGCGACCGGCTATTGGAATGCTCCCGAGAAAACGGCTCAGCGATTTTTCCAACGCAACGGTCAACGCTGGTACAATACCGGGGACATCGTTCGCGCCTCGCCCAAAGGCTACCTCTTCCTGGGGCGGCTTGATCGTATGATTAAGCGTCATGGATACCGAATTGAGTTGGATGAAATTGAATCATGCTTGGCAGCCCACCCTGAACTGACCGCCTGTGCGGTGGTCAGCTCCGGTTCCGACGGGAACACCACCATCACGGCATTTGTCGTGGCCCGCGATGCCCCACTCTGCCCAACAGATTTGAGTCGATTCTGCTACAACCGACTCGCACGGTACATGGTGCCCGACCAATTCCGCTACCTTCCTGATCTGCCCCGCACTTCGACGGGCAAGACCCACTATCAACTTTTGGAGCGTCAGTGCGATGCCAAACAAGCTTGA
- a CDS encoding IS3 family transposase (programmed frameshift) — translation MKKSRYTEEQITFALKQAELGTPAAEVCRKMGISDATFYNWRQKYGGLGPSELRRLKQLEEENTKLKRLVAELSLDKSMLQDVLFKKALKPSRLRELTTDLMQRFGVSQRQACRVLKLSRSVYSYQSIARDSNAIALRIKQITQTRVHYGYRRVHVMLRREGWRDNHKRVYRLYREQGLSLRHKRPRRNKAARLRQPKQLVTAINEIWSMDFVADALFDGRRLRTLTIVDNYTRECLAIEVGATLRGEDVVAALDRIAVSRPLPRFIKADNGSEFISKVLDKWAYERGVEIDFSRPGKPTDNAKNESFNGRLREECLNEHWFLSLEDAKRKIEAWRQYYNEARPHSALQWMTPAEFACQCRPRADSAHPEEPEISTLERH, via the exons GTGAAGAAGAGCAGATACACTGAAGAACAGATTACATTTGCGTTGAAACAGGCAGAGCTGGGCACGCCGGCAGCTGAGGTGTGCCGCAAGATGGGCATCAGCGATGCGACGTTCTATAACTGGCGCCAGAAGTATGGGGGCCTGGGCCCGTCGGAGCTGCGTCGCCTGAAGCAGCTCGAAGAGGAGAACACGAAGCTCAAGCGGCTGGTGGCGGAGCTGTCGCTGGACAAATCCATGTTGCAGGATGTGCTAT TCAAAAAAGCTTTGAAGCCTTCCCGGCTGCGTGAACTCACGACGGATTTGATGCAACGCTTTGGCGTGAGCCAGCGCCAGGCCTGCAGGGTACTGAAGTTGTCGCGTTCGGTGTACAGCTATCAGTCAATCGCACGAGATTCGAACGCGATCGCCCTGCGCATCAAGCAGATCACGCAAACACGCGTGCACTACGGCTATCGCCGGGTGCATGTGATGCTGCGTCGGGAAGGCTGGCGCGACAATCATAAAAGAGTTTACCGGCTCTATCGTGAGCAGGGGCTGTCATTGCGGCATAAGAGGCCGCGGCGAAACAAGGCGGCGCGGCTGCGGCAGCCCAAGCAGCTCGTGACCGCGATCAACGAGATTTGGAGTATGGACTTTGTTGCTGACGCACTGTTTGATGGTCGGCGTTTGCGCACGCTGACAATTGTGGACAATTATACGCGCGAATGCTTGGCCATCGAGGTAGGCGCCACGCTACGTGGTGAGGACGTTGTGGCGGCGCTAGATCGCATTGCTGTGAGCCGGCCGTTACCGCGCTTCATCAAGGCAGACAATGGCAGCGAATTCATCTCCAAGGTGCTCGACAAGTGGGCGTATGAGAGGGGCGTTGAGATTGACTTCTCTCGTCCTGGCAAGCCAACCGATAACGCCAAGAACGAGTCGTTTAACGGGCGCTTGCGTGAGGAATGCCTAAACGAGCATTGGTTCTTGTCGCTCGAGGATGCCAAGCGCAAAATCGAGGCCTGGCGCCAGTACTATAATGAGGCGCGTCCCCACTCTGCACTGCAGTGGATGACGCCTGCCGAGTTCGCCTGCCAGTGCAGGCCCCGGGCCGATTCGGCCCACCCCGAAGAGCCGGAAATTTCCACTTTAGAACGGCACTGA
- a CDS encoding 3-oxoacyl-ACP synthase III family protein, with translation MEHYLEDPFFGSVERRVVTNGEGSVELGVKAAQQVLDAADVSSDKVDCLIAVSMFPDRVGSGDAGYLAQALNTGGGAFNVEATCGGSMSALLTACAWVQAGLKERILVVTTSRLSRAIEADDVTLKLCGDASAAFLVGPVKSGFGLLGAESLHTGKTCGTWLLDAIEDSSPTTSSGQRIRLRVDPSISHVLRTTAEPYLLDTTEGALAKAGLGIKDIDVVVLNTPTAWHAEFSANALGIELDRVVNTFPQVANIGPVLMPFNAYTATACGRIKAGDRVLLYGFGGQAEASAAVFRWPHVVLAAPPKDASVVNPASPQ, from the coding sequence ATGGAACATTATTTAGAGGATCCCTTTTTCGGCAGCGTCGAGCGCCGAGTCGTGACGAATGGTGAGGGAAGCGTAGAGCTCGGAGTTAAAGCGGCACAGCAAGTATTGGATGCGGCAGATGTGTCCTCTGATAAGGTGGATTGCTTGATCGCAGTGTCGATGTTCCCAGATCGGGTCGGGTCCGGCGACGCAGGGTATCTGGCGCAGGCACTGAACACGGGTGGCGGAGCGTTCAACGTAGAAGCGACCTGTGGCGGATCCATGTCAGCATTGTTGACAGCATGCGCCTGGGTGCAGGCGGGGCTGAAAGAACGCATCCTAGTCGTCACGACGTCCAGGTTATCGCGTGCGATTGAAGCTGACGATGTCACACTGAAGTTGTGCGGGGATGCCTCAGCGGCGTTCTTGGTCGGTCCAGTCAAAAGCGGGTTTGGTTTATTAGGGGCAGAATCTTTGCACACCGGCAAGACCTGTGGAACTTGGCTGCTTGATGCGATCGAGGATTCCTCACCCACCACATCCAGTGGGCAAAGGATTCGTTTGCGCGTGGACCCTTCGATTTCTCACGTATTACGTACCACGGCTGAGCCGTATCTCTTGGATACAACTGAAGGCGCGCTGGCAAAGGCCGGGCTGGGGATAAAGGATATTGATGTAGTCGTGCTGAACACGCCGACAGCTTGGCATGCAGAGTTTTCCGCCAATGCGTTGGGCATCGAACTCGACCGGGTCGTCAACACTTTCCCGCAGGTCGCCAATATCGGGCCGGTGCTAATGCCGTTCAATGCCTATACTGCGACAGCTTGTGGCCGCATCAAAGCCGGGGACAGGGTACTGCTGTATGGGTTCGGCGGCCAAGCCGAGGCTTCAGCAGCCGTATTCCGCTGGCCACACGTCGTGCTAGCCGCCCCTCCAAAAGACGCCTCGGTTGTCAATCCGGCAAGCCCACAGTGA
- a CDS encoding type II toxin-antitoxin system VapC family toxin, which produces MFLLDTNIVSELRKLRPHGAVVSWLESVPDHELYLSAVTLGEIQAGIEITREQDADKASTIEAWADQVSATYNVLPMDAATFRLWSKLMHRQSNTVYEDAMIAASALMHKLIVATRNVRDFERFDVPVFNPFGK; this is translated from the coding sequence GTGTTTCTTTTAGATACGAATATTGTTTCTGAGCTTCGCAAGCTTCGCCCGCATGGGGCAGTCGTGTCATGGCTCGAAAGCGTTCCCGACCACGAGCTTTATCTGTCCGCCGTGACACTCGGTGAAATCCAAGCAGGCATCGAAATCACGCGCGAGCAAGACGCCGACAAGGCATCGACGATAGAAGCGTGGGCTGATCAAGTCAGCGCGACCTACAATGTCTTGCCCATGGATGCTGCGACCTTCCGGCTCTGGTCGAAGCTGATGCATCGTCAGTCGAACACAGTCTATGAAGACGCCATGATCGCGGCTAGCGCGCTGATGCACAAGCTTATCGTCGCCACGAGAAACGTTCGCGACTTTGAACGCTTTGACGTACCGGTGTTCAACCCATTCGGGAAATGA
- a CDS encoding acyl-CoA dehydrogenase family protein — protein sequence MPNKLDERRIALREQAARFARDQLSTDIAASDRLSVFHRDGWHRCAEFGLFSMAIPEDRGGAGATLSELLAVMEGLGYGSEDLGLLFSLNAHLWTVALPLAIHGTPTQRSRFLPGLMDGSLIGANASTEDEAGSDVFSMRTQAIRDGDGYVLNGSKTYITNAPIADLCVVYATIDPTLGPLGVTAFLVETTNPGLDLSPPLEKMGLRTAQMGRITLKDCRVPADAILGREGRGVKVFESAMEYERGCILATTLGAMRRHLEACITHARTRRQFGQPIGKHQAVSHRLADMKVNLDAACELVYRVGRLKDAGKDATLEAACAKLFVSEAYTKFSIDALRIYGAQGYLAQTPTERGLRDAIASLLYSGTSDIQRNIIATELGL from the coding sequence ATGCCAAACAAGCTTGATGAACGACGAATCGCGCTGCGCGAGCAGGCTGCACGTTTTGCCCGCGACCAGCTCAGCACAGACATCGCAGCCTCCGACCGTCTCAGCGTTTTCCATCGGGACGGCTGGCACCGATGCGCAGAATTTGGCCTGTTCAGTATGGCCATACCCGAGGATCGTGGGGGCGCGGGCGCGACCCTGTCTGAGCTGCTCGCGGTCATGGAAGGCCTGGGGTACGGCAGCGAAGACTTAGGACTGCTGTTCTCGCTCAACGCTCACCTGTGGACCGTTGCCCTGCCACTGGCCATCCACGGCACACCGACCCAGCGTTCGCGCTTTCTGCCAGGCTTGATGGATGGCTCGTTGATCGGTGCCAATGCCTCGACGGAAGACGAAGCAGGCTCGGACGTGTTCTCCATGCGCACCCAAGCTATACGAGACGGCGACGGCTATGTCCTTAACGGTTCGAAAACCTACATCACCAACGCCCCCATCGCGGATCTGTGCGTCGTCTACGCCACCATTGACCCCACGCTCGGTCCACTTGGCGTCACCGCGTTCCTGGTCGAGACGACAAACCCGGGCCTGGACCTGAGCCCGCCTTTGGAAAAGATGGGACTGCGCACCGCCCAGATGGGCCGAATCACGCTCAAGGACTGCCGTGTCCCGGCCGATGCGATACTGGGAAGGGAAGGACGAGGCGTCAAGGTCTTTGAAAGTGCCATGGAATACGAACGGGGATGCATTCTTGCCACCACGTTGGGCGCCATGCGCCGCCACCTTGAAGCCTGCATTACCCATGCGCGTACCCGCCGCCAGTTCGGCCAACCCATTGGAAAGCATCAGGCCGTCTCCCATCGCCTCGCCGACATGAAAGTCAACCTCGATGCCGCGTGCGAACTCGTCTACCGGGTAGGGCGGCTCAAGGACGCGGGCAAGGATGCCACACTGGAAGCGGCCTGTGCGAAGCTGTTCGTCTCCGAAGCGTACACGAAGTTTTCGATAGATGCACTGCGAATTTACGGCGCACAAGGCTACTTAGCTCAAACCCCTACTGAAAGAGGACTGCGCGACGCCATCGCATCCCTCCTCTATTCGGGAACCTCTGATATTCAGCGCAACATCATCGCCACCGAACTGGGATTATGA
- a CDS encoding NTP/NDP exchange transporter has protein sequence MRRNYFKLMSMINASRKQWGMQFKLRPGEGRPLLWSALGLFWLSLAYYLIRPIRDTMGAVSGVQKLTWLFSATLLCMLLISFLFSKLLNRISLRRAVSISYRVCIAILIMFAILMRSNAPEQAFWIGDVFFVWVSAYSVFSMTMYWMMTIDKFSKEQGERLFGIVSAGANLGALAGSGMSTALSGLLGLGWTLAIAAILLELAARSTLQLTSTSTELDKKHRRIAYQGKRTHAGSMTSGVQQKGNINLNGLAKLFHITPALRASHVASLCVYVVLLSLTSTALYFHQAILIQGLDIDNKERIRLFSLIDLAVNAVTIVIQLFLTSRVIRSLGVPIALAMAPVTSAIGFSMLAWKQTVEILIAFRVISRIVNFSITKPVQETLFAAIDEKIRYKIKSFIDTVAYRSGDQLGAWTYAGMGMLGLSISAISFAMVPLSIFWLLNGVRLGRQYARLAAAQSDPDSSS, from the coding sequence GTGCGACGTAATTATTTTAAATTAATGAGCATGATAAACGCCAGCCGTAAGCAATGGGGCATGCAGTTCAAGCTGCGTCCCGGTGAAGGCCGACCGTTGCTTTGGAGTGCGCTAGGTCTTTTCTGGTTATCGTTAGCATATTATCTAATCCGGCCTATCCGTGACACGATGGGTGCCGTGAGCGGCGTGCAAAAACTGACGTGGTTATTCAGTGCAACATTGTTGTGTATGTTGCTTATTTCATTTTTATTTTCAAAATTATTAAACCGAATTTCTTTGCGACGTGCAGTTTCGATCAGTTATCGAGTTTGCATCGCGATCCTTATAATGTTTGCGATATTAATGCGATCCAATGCGCCAGAACAAGCGTTTTGGATAGGAGATGTGTTTTTTGTTTGGGTTTCTGCCTATAGCGTTTTTTCGATGACCATGTATTGGATGATGACCATCGACAAGTTCAGCAAAGAGCAAGGCGAGCGACTTTTTGGGATAGTGTCAGCCGGCGCGAATTTGGGTGCGCTGGCAGGTTCAGGTATGAGTACTGCCCTGTCAGGTCTGCTTGGTCTAGGGTGGACACTGGCAATTGCAGCAATTTTGCTCGAATTAGCGGCTCGCAGTACGTTGCAGCTTACATCAACGTCAACGGAACTAGATAAGAAGCATAGGAGGATAGCTTATCAGGGTAAAAGGACGCACGCCGGCAGCATGACGAGCGGAGTCCAACAAAAAGGTAATATAAATTTAAACGGCCTTGCAAAATTATTTCATATTACTCCAGCTCTACGAGCTTCCCACGTCGCGAGCCTGTGCGTCTATGTTGTTCTCTTGTCGCTAACGTCAACAGCATTGTATTTTCATCAAGCTATACTGATACAAGGCCTAGATATTGATAATAAAGAACGCATTAGACTATTTTCATTAATCGATCTCGCTGTCAACGCTGTCACAATCGTAATCCAATTATTTTTAACTAGTCGCGTAATTCGTTCTCTTGGGGTTCCAATTGCTCTTGCGATGGCCCCAGTAACAAGCGCCATAGGTTTTAGCATGCTTGCATGGAAGCAGACAGTCGAAATCCTCATTGCATTTAGAGTAATTTCTCGAATTGTCAATTTTTCAATTACCAAACCCGTTCAGGAAACGCTATTTGCAGCCATAGACGAAAAAATAAGATATAAAATCAAGAGTTTTATCGATACAGTAGCTTATCGCTCAGGCGACCAATTGGGCGCTTGGACCTATGCCGGCATGGGGATGCTGGGCTTATCTATCAGCGCAATTTCTTTTGCGATGGTACCATTATCCATATTTTGGCTGCTTAATGGAGTCCGGTTAGGGCGTCAATATGCAAGACTGGCAGCGGCACAATCCGATCCTGATTCCTCATCATGA
- a CDS encoding acyl carrier protein: MSDALTKIRAFVIDTILKGNDSDISDDLNLKESGLLSSLATMRLVSFVEDEFDILVGVSDPRTRFTTIREIACYVDEKSSEIEK; the protein is encoded by the coding sequence ATGTCGGATGCCTTGACCAAAATTCGTGCTTTTGTGATCGACACTATCCTGAAAGGAAACGACTCAGATATTTCCGACGATCTAAATCTAAAAGAGTCGGGGCTCCTTTCATCCTTGGCCACCATGCGCCTGGTTTCGTTTGTGGAGGACGAATTCGACATCCTCGTCGGGGTCAGCGACCCGAGGACGCGTTTCACCACGATTCGTGAGATTGCGTGCTATGTGGATGAAAAATCATCGGAAATCGAAAAATGA